A part of Melittangium boletus DSM 14713 genomic DNA contains:
- a CDS encoding polysaccharide biosynthesis/export family protein has protein sequence MAKTSAKSWVVMGMVLLSGCAHQSMGKVDNSDQPYRIGREDVLDVAVWRDGDLSRTLPVRPDGFISLPMVGEVRAEGRTPTELSEQIRDSLRAYVQEPRVTVIVREVNSSRVFITGEVAHPGAYPLRGQVSILQAIALAGGFTDFADRDGIVVLRRSGTDGSTIPVSYSQLVSEPEKNEPLNLRPGDTVVVP, from the coding sequence ATGGCCAAGACGAGCGCGAAATCGTGGGTGGTGATGGGGATGGTCCTCCTGTCGGGCTGCGCCCACCAGAGCATGGGGAAGGTGGACAACTCGGATCAGCCGTACCGCATTGGCCGCGAGGACGTGTTGGACGTGGCGGTGTGGAGGGATGGGGACTTGTCGCGCACCCTGCCGGTGCGTCCGGACGGTTTCATCTCCCTGCCCATGGTGGGAGAGGTGAGGGCCGAGGGGCGCACGCCCACCGAGCTGTCCGAGCAGATCCGCGATTCGCTGCGCGCGTATGTGCAGGAGCCGCGCGTGACGGTGATCGTCCGCGAGGTGAACAGCAGCCGCGTCTTCATCACGGGCGAGGTGGCCCATCCTGGCGCCTATCCGTTGCGCGGCCAGGTATCCATCCTCCAGGCCATTGCCCTGGCGGGTGGCTTCACGGACTTCGCGGATCGCGACGGCATCGTGGTGCTGCGCCGCTCGGGCACGGACGGCAGCACCATTCCGGTGAGCTACAGCCAGCTGGTGAGCGAGCCGGAGAAGAACGAGCCGCTCAACCTGCGCCCCGGAGACACCGTCGTCGTGCCGTAG
- a CDS encoding type 1 glutamine amidotransferase domain-containing protein codes for MARIAFIVAKDFEDSEFRVPYEQVKQAGHEAVIVGVEAGKPLEGKKGKETISAEKRVQDIRAADFDALVIPGGYSPDHLRMDIHMVGFVRDFFKADKPIAAICHAPWMLVEADIAEGRTVTSFPSIKTDLINAGARWVDREVVEDGNLITSRKPDDLKAFCAALLRQVSQGIAPRLESPLAPEAASDQSPAVH; via the coding sequence ATGGCGCGCATCGCATTCATCGTGGCCAAGGACTTCGAGGACTCGGAGTTCCGCGTTCCCTACGAACAGGTGAAGCAGGCCGGCCACGAGGCGGTCATCGTCGGCGTGGAGGCAGGCAAGCCCCTCGAGGGCAAGAAGGGCAAGGAGACCATCTCCGCCGAGAAGCGGGTGCAGGACATCCGCGCGGCGGACTTCGATGCCCTGGTGATTCCTGGCGGCTACTCGCCGGACCACCTGCGCATGGACATCCACATGGTCGGCTTCGTGCGCGACTTCTTCAAGGCGGACAAGCCCATCGCGGCCATCTGCCACGCACCGTGGATGCTGGTGGAGGCGGATATCGCGGAGGGTCGCACCGTGACGTCCTTCCCCTCCATCAAGACGGACCTTATCAACGCGGGTGCGCGCTGGGTCGACCGCGAGGTGGTGGAGGATGGCAACCTCATCACCTCCCGCAAGCCGGATGACCTGAAGGCCTTCTGCGCCGCGCTCCTGCGCCAGGTCAGCCAGGGCATCGCGCCTCGTCTGGAGTCGCCGCTCGCTCCCGAGGCCGCCTCGGACCAGTCGCCCGCGGTCCACTGA
- a CDS encoding GumC family protein, whose amino-acid sequence MERGMTADQVLKALWRRKVLVGAIVLSVFAVGAAIVLLQPNMYEATSVVRVQPQRPGEEMVQRTVSELVEQRLLTVRQELMSRPVLQKAIEEMNLYPDIVSEKGIESAVVAMRKDLTVRVEGETAFELTYASRDPELAAKVANRLPQLFAEETLKSRQAQAARATKLFADEITSLSESVTGWEKKIAAFKVAHIGELPEQLEMNMRGLERVGALLQTKSEELRVAEARRSDLARARNAADSEAGRLEAAETTLTQDLVAARSSWTGDHPEVKRLDQELATMTAKRKDAEGRQFAERQERGRVTGLIGAIQKDIEELHQQAKSYQERLDRTPKWAHELGVLQRDYEIARAKYQSVVSRRVEAELAQDLELRGAEDLFHVVSPASVPALAAKPDRVSGLLICLLIALGLGVLTGVVLEMRDDSIRDTQELRDRLPLPILAVVPNMQSSKVEKRVLMPATGGRNGVVPPSSSDSTLN is encoded by the coding sequence ATGGAGCGTGGGATGACGGCGGATCAGGTGCTCAAGGCCCTGTGGCGCCGCAAGGTGTTGGTCGGGGCCATTGTGTTGTCGGTGTTCGCGGTTGGCGCCGCGATCGTGCTGTTGCAACCCAATATGTATGAGGCGACGTCGGTGGTGCGGGTGCAGCCGCAGCGCCCCGGCGAGGAGATGGTGCAGCGCACCGTGAGCGAGCTGGTGGAGCAGCGCCTGCTCACCGTCCGCCAGGAGCTGATGTCCCGGCCGGTGCTGCAGAAGGCCATCGAGGAGATGAACCTCTACCCGGACATCGTCTCGGAGAAGGGCATCGAGTCGGCCGTGGTCGCCATGCGCAAGGATCTCACGGTGCGCGTGGAGGGAGAGACGGCCTTCGAGCTGACGTACGCGAGCCGGGATCCGGAGCTGGCGGCCAAGGTGGCCAACCGGCTGCCCCAGCTCTTCGCGGAGGAGACGCTCAAGTCGCGCCAGGCCCAGGCGGCCCGCGCCACCAAGCTCTTCGCGGATGAGATCACCTCCCTCTCGGAGAGCGTCACCGGCTGGGAGAAGAAGATCGCCGCCTTCAAGGTGGCGCACATCGGCGAGCTGCCCGAGCAGCTGGAGATGAACATGCGCGGCCTGGAGCGCGTGGGCGCCCTCTTGCAGACCAAGTCCGAGGAGCTGCGTGTCGCCGAGGCGCGCCGCTCCGACCTGGCCCGGGCCCGCAACGCCGCGGACAGCGAGGCCGGCCGCCTCGAGGCCGCCGAGACCACGCTCACCCAGGACCTGGTGGCCGCCCGCTCGTCCTGGACGGGGGATCACCCCGAGGTGAAGCGCCTGGACCAGGAGCTCGCCACCATGACGGCCAAGCGCAAGGACGCCGAGGGCCGCCAGTTCGCCGAGCGCCAGGAGCGCGGCCGTGTCACCGGCCTCATCGGCGCCATCCAGAAGGACATCGAGGAGCTGCACCAGCAGGCGAAGTCCTACCAGGAGCGCCTGGATCGCACCCCGAAGTGGGCCCACGAGCTGGGGGTGTTGCAGCGTGACTACGAGATCGCCCGCGCCAAGTACCAGAGCGTGGTGTCTCGCCGGGTGGAGGCCGAGCTGGCGCAGGATCTGGAGCTGCGCGGTGCCGAGGACCTCTTCCACGTCGTCTCGCCGGCCTCCGTCCCGGCGCTGGCGGCCAAGCCGGACCGGGTGAGCGGCTTGCTCATCTGCCTGCTCATCGCCCTGGGTCTGGGCGTGCTCACCGGAGTGGTGCTCGAGATGCGCGATGACAGCATCCGCGACACCCAGGAGCTGCGTGATCGCCTGCCCCTGCCGATTCTGGCGGTGGTCCCGAACATGCAGAGCAGCAAGGTCGAGAAGCGGGTGCTGATGCCCGCGACGGGGGGTCGCAATGGTGTGGTTCCCCCTTCCTCGTCGGACTCGACGCTGAACTAG
- a CDS encoding CpsD/CapB family tyrosine-protein kinase, with amino-acid sequence MEKTMERAGNFLPRVDESAGSPNAVDNRVVSLTAPASIAAEQYRSLYYRLERMRELRPLKVVGVTSAMPGEGKTVTTVNLALAAARANPERRILLIDADLRRGQVAQVLGIRGRPGLAELLSGECEVRDLVRRFHATRMAVITAGATPEEPTQALASARMKQFLKLVRDHFDEVYLDLPPTLPFADASILGHQADGLLMVVRANQSQAKTVNQAVEQLGGAPVIGCVLNGAESSATPYLKDYYQK; translated from the coding sequence ATGGAAAAGACCATGGAACGGGCGGGAAATTTCCTTCCCAGGGTGGATGAGTCGGCGGGTTCTCCCAACGCGGTGGACAATCGGGTGGTGTCGCTCACGGCGCCGGCTTCCATCGCGGCGGAGCAGTACCGCAGCCTGTACTACCGGCTGGAGCGCATGCGCGAGCTGCGCCCCCTCAAGGTGGTGGGCGTGACGTCGGCGATGCCCGGCGAGGGCAAGACGGTGACGACGGTGAACCTCGCCCTGGCCGCGGCCCGGGCGAACCCCGAGCGGCGCATCCTGCTCATCGACGCGGACCTGCGCCGGGGCCAGGTGGCACAGGTGCTCGGCATCCGGGGCCGGCCGGGCCTGGCGGAACTGCTCAGCGGGGAGTGCGAGGTGCGCGACCTGGTGCGCCGCTTCCACGCCACGCGCATGGCGGTCATCACCGCGGGCGCCACGCCCGAGGAGCCCACCCAGGCACTGGCGAGCGCCCGCATGAAGCAGTTCCTCAAGCTGGTGCGCGACCACTTCGACGAGGTCTACCTGGATCTGCCTCCGACGCTGCCCTTCGCGGATGCGTCCATCCTGGGCCACCAGGCGGACGGACTGCTGATGGTGGTGCGGGCCAACCAGAGCCAGGCCAAGACGGTCAACCAGGCGGTGGAGCAGTTGGGGGGCGCACCGGTGATCGGCTGCGTGCTCAACGGGGCGGAGTCGAGCGCCACCCCGTACCTCAAGGACTACTACCAGAAGTAA